One genomic segment of Mycolicibacterium psychrotolerans includes these proteins:
- a CDS encoding sugar-binding transcriptional regulator: MPRPAAPTPSAAKPDGSASEPESSHFPPTLLYTAARLYYEEDATQAEIADQLGTSRATVSRLLAEAKRQGIVRIEVVPPADAGPTELADRLARALNLNTVYLSPPLPNPGPGRSVVDIMGRVLAPAAARALSEAGLLPGDVLLVSSGRTVYELAQHDLTPLPGVVVTPTVGGNDQPYEWYQTNEITRLVANRVGGRANYLFAPALPGPALYQSLLDDPSIQRVVHQWPHARCALMGVGAPPLTRSDIPQFVPTGSTSLRAAVGDVCSRFYDRDGNPVQFDGAERLIALELENLRHIPVTIAVAVGRDKIDSITAGARGGYFNRLVTDPGTAEALLAASDADATQEVS; the protein is encoded by the coding sequence ATGCCAAGGCCGGCCGCGCCCACCCCCTCCGCCGCGAAGCCGGACGGCTCCGCGTCCGAGCCCGAGAGCAGCCATTTCCCGCCCACCCTGCTCTACACCGCCGCCCGGCTCTACTACGAAGAAGACGCGACGCAGGCCGAGATCGCCGACCAGCTGGGCACCAGCCGCGCAACGGTCAGCCGGCTGCTGGCCGAGGCCAAACGCCAGGGCATCGTGCGTATCGAGGTGGTCCCCCCGGCCGATGCCGGGCCCACCGAACTGGCCGACCGACTGGCCCGCGCGCTGAACCTGAACACCGTCTACCTGTCTCCCCCGCTGCCGAACCCCGGCCCGGGGCGCAGCGTCGTCGACATCATGGGCCGGGTGCTCGCGCCCGCCGCCGCGCGTGCACTCAGCGAGGCGGGTCTGCTGCCGGGCGACGTGCTGCTGGTGTCGTCGGGACGCACCGTCTACGAACTGGCCCAGCACGACCTCACCCCGCTGCCCGGAGTGGTGGTGACGCCCACAGTCGGCGGTAACGATCAGCCCTACGAGTGGTATCAGACCAACGAGATCACCCGACTGGTCGCCAATCGCGTCGGCGGCCGCGCCAATTACCTTTTCGCACCGGCACTTCCGGGCCCCGCTCTGTACCAGTCGCTGCTCGATGACCCGAGCATCCAGCGGGTGGTGCATCAGTGGCCGCACGCCCGGTGCGCGCTGATGGGGGTGGGCGCCCCGCCGCTGACCCGCTCCGACATCCCCCAGTTCGTGCCGACCGGATCGACCTCTCTGCGCGCCGCGGTCGGTGACGTGTGTTCACGCTTCTATGACCGCGACGGCAACCCGGTGCAGTTCGACGGGGCAGAACGGCTGATCGCACTGGAGCTGGAGAATCTGCGACACATTCCGGTCACCATCGCCGTCGCGGTGGGCAGGGACAAGATCGACTCCATCACCGCCGGCGCCCGCGGCGGCTACTTCAACCGGCTGGTCACCGACCCCGGCACCGCCGAGGCACTGCTGGCGGCCAGCGACGCAGATGCAACACAGGAGGTTTCGTGA
- the eltD gene encoding erythritol/L-threitol dehyrogenase, giving the protein MAAQIPEKMQAVVCHGPHDYRLEEVAVPQRGPGEALIKVEAVGICASDLKCYHGAAKFWGDENRPAWAETMVIPGHEFAGRVVDLDDAAAKRWGIAVGDRVVSEQIVPCWECRFCKRGQYHMCQPHDLYGFKRRTPGAMASYMVYPAEALVHKVSADVAPQHAAFAEPLSCSLHAVERAQIMFEDVVVVAGCGPIGLGMVAGARAKNPMHVIALDMAPEKLELAEHCGADITINIAEQDAVAIVKDLTGGYGADVYLEGTGHPSAVPQGLNLLRKLGRYVEYGVFGSDVTVDWSIISDDKELDVLGAHLGPYCWPAAIRMIESGVLPMDQICTHQLPLTEFQKGLDLVASGKESVKVSLIPA; this is encoded by the coding sequence ATGGCCGCTCAGATCCCCGAGAAGATGCAGGCAGTCGTCTGCCACGGGCCCCACGACTACCGACTGGAGGAGGTCGCGGTTCCCCAACGCGGTCCCGGTGAGGCGCTGATCAAGGTGGAGGCGGTCGGCATCTGCGCGAGCGACCTCAAGTGCTACCACGGTGCGGCCAAGTTCTGGGGCGACGAGAACCGCCCGGCGTGGGCCGAGACCATGGTGATCCCCGGCCACGAATTCGCGGGCCGGGTGGTCGATCTCGACGACGCCGCCGCGAAGCGCTGGGGCATCGCGGTCGGTGACCGGGTGGTCTCAGAGCAGATCGTGCCGTGCTGGGAATGCCGGTTCTGCAAGCGCGGCCAGTACCACATGTGTCAGCCGCACGATCTCTACGGCTTCAAGCGGCGTACGCCCGGCGCGATGGCCAGCTACATGGTGTATCCGGCAGAAGCGTTGGTGCACAAGGTGTCTGCCGACGTGGCCCCTCAGCATGCCGCGTTCGCCGAGCCGCTGTCGTGCTCGCTGCACGCCGTGGAACGCGCGCAGATCATGTTCGAAGACGTCGTGGTGGTGGCCGGTTGCGGACCCATCGGCCTCGGCATGGTGGCCGGTGCCCGCGCCAAGAACCCGATGCATGTGATCGCCCTCGACATGGCGCCCGAGAAACTCGAACTGGCCGAACACTGCGGCGCCGACATCACGATCAACATCGCCGAGCAGGACGCCGTCGCGATCGTCAAGGATCTGACCGGCGGCTACGGCGCCGACGTCTACCTCGAGGGAACCGGCCACCCGTCCGCGGTTCCGCAGGGGCTCAACCTGTTACGCAAGCTGGGCCGGTATGTGGAGTACGGCGTGTTCGGCAGCGACGTAACGGTCGACTGGAGCATCATCAGCGACGACAAAGAACTCGACGTCCTCGGCGCCCATCTGGGCCCGTACTGCTGGCCGGCGGCGATCAGGATGATCGAGTCCGGCGTGCTGCCCATGGATCAGATCTGCACCCACCAGCTTCCGCTGACCGAGTTTCAGAAGGGTCTCGACCTGGTCGCCAGCGGCAAGGAATCGGTCAAGGTCTCCCTGATCCCCGCCTGA
- a CDS encoding extracellular solute-binding protein codes for MLAALGVAGAAAASVPVLSSCGVGGKASAPNGADAVTGGFDWRKAAGSTINILQTPHPYQQSYQPLLKEFTELTGINVNVDLVPEADYFTKLNTELAGGSGKHDAFMLGAYFIWQYGPPGWIEDLGPWLQNSSATNAEYDFEDIFDGLRTSTRWDFTLGNPLGTGGQWAIPWGFENNVVAYNKRVFDEKGIKKLPDNLDDFIQLAVDLTDRSQNRYGISTRGSKSWATIHPGFMTQYTREGAVDYKWNGSELIAEMDSDAAIDFTKKWIQMQHDAGPTSWTTYDYPNATGDLGDGKAMMVYDADSATYPKNKPGASKEAGNIAWYAGPAGPDGNYKTNLWTWSWAMSANSRNKLPAWLFIQWATGKESMNKAVEGGKYADPVRKSVFDTTFKRVAADQFGYLEAFETVIGQSRIQFTPQKKFFDTTQNWAVALQDIYGGEDAASRLRSLAKTNTSKVNL; via the coding sequence ATGCTGGCTGCGCTTGGCGTGGCCGGCGCGGCCGCGGCCAGTGTGCCGGTGCTGAGTTCGTGCGGCGTCGGCGGCAAGGCCAGCGCGCCCAACGGCGCCGACGCCGTCACGGGCGGCTTCGACTGGCGCAAGGCCGCGGGCTCGACGATCAACATCCTGCAGACCCCGCATCCGTACCAGCAGTCCTACCAGCCGCTGCTGAAGGAGTTCACCGAGTTGACGGGGATCAACGTCAACGTGGATCTGGTCCCCGAGGCCGACTACTTCACCAAGCTGAACACCGAGCTGGCCGGCGGTTCGGGCAAGCACGACGCGTTCATGCTCGGCGCCTACTTCATCTGGCAGTACGGACCGCCCGGTTGGATCGAGGATCTCGGGCCGTGGCTGCAGAACAGCTCGGCAACCAACGCGGAGTACGACTTCGAGGACATCTTCGACGGGCTGCGCACCTCCACGCGCTGGGACTTCACCCTGGGCAACCCGCTGGGCACCGGCGGGCAGTGGGCCATCCCGTGGGGGTTCGAGAACAATGTGGTGGCATACAACAAGCGGGTGTTCGACGAGAAGGGCATCAAGAAGCTGCCCGACAATCTGGACGACTTCATCCAGCTCGCCGTCGACCTCACGGACCGCTCGCAGAACCGCTACGGCATCTCCACCCGCGGCTCGAAGTCCTGGGCCACCATCCATCCCGGCTTCATGACCCAGTACACCCGCGAGGGTGCGGTCGACTACAAGTGGAACGGGTCCGAGCTGATCGCCGAGATGGACAGCGACGCCGCGATCGACTTCACCAAGAAGTGGATCCAGATGCAGCACGACGCCGGGCCGACGTCGTGGACCACCTACGACTATCCCAACGCCACCGGCGATCTCGGCGACGGCAAGGCGATGATGGTGTACGACGCCGACAGCGCCACCTACCCGAAGAACAAGCCGGGGGCGAGCAAGGAGGCCGGCAACATCGCCTGGTACGCCGGCCCCGCCGGCCCGGACGGCAACTACAAGACCAACCTGTGGACGTGGAGCTGGGCGATGAGCGCCAACTCCCGCAACAAGCTGCCCGCGTGGCTGTTCATCCAGTGGGCGACGGGCAAGGAGTCGATGAACAAGGCCGTCGAGGGCGGCAAGTACGCCGATCCGGTGCGCAAGTCGGTGTTCGACACCACGTTCAAGCGCGTTGCGGCCGACCAGTTCGGCTACCTGGAGGCGTTCGAGACCGTCATCGGCCAGTCGCGGATCCAGTTCACCCCGCAGAAGAAGTTCTTCGACACCACGCAGAACTGGGCGGTCGCGCTGCAGGACATCTACGGCGGTGAGGACGCCGCCTCACGCCTGCGCAGCCTCGCCAAGACCAACACGTCCAAGGTCAATCTCTAG
- a CDS encoding carbohydrate ABC transporter permease: MTTQTSKATAASPRPDASAGGRKLPEVPAWRRKLRPYLLSIPALVIVIGILYPFFVGAYYAFLNYAAVNPDPQFVWFQNFASVLGDKVFWKSVQVTAIFAIAATAIETVLGVGLALLLNRSSIIGKIFEKVLILPLMIAPVIAGVIWKLMFNPQFGILNHVLGLGNTFDWLSAGNALFSVILVDIWIFTPFVAILVLAGIRSLPKEPFEASDVDGASWFYMFRKLMLPMLWPYILVAVIFRFMDNLKVFDHIFVLTAGGPGVATRTLQIGAFEDSIINLDYSRGSTYMLLLWIIVFITARYLVSVLGKAQRRAAGAES; encoded by the coding sequence ATGACCACTCAGACATCCAAGGCGACCGCAGCGTCGCCGCGGCCCGATGCCTCGGCCGGCGGGCGCAAGCTCCCCGAGGTGCCGGCGTGGCGACGCAAGCTGCGCCCCTATCTGCTGTCGATCCCCGCGCTGGTGATCGTCATCGGGATCCTGTACCCGTTCTTCGTCGGCGCGTACTACGCGTTCCTCAACTATGCGGCGGTCAACCCGGATCCGCAGTTCGTCTGGTTCCAGAACTTCGCCTCGGTGCTGGGCGACAAGGTGTTCTGGAAGAGTGTCCAGGTGACCGCGATCTTCGCGATCGCCGCCACCGCGATCGAGACGGTGCTCGGCGTCGGGCTGGCGCTGCTGCTCAACCGATCCAGCATCATCGGCAAGATCTTCGAGAAGGTGCTCATCCTGCCGCTGATGATCGCCCCGGTGATCGCCGGCGTGATCTGGAAGCTGATGTTCAACCCGCAGTTCGGCATCCTCAATCATGTTCTGGGCCTGGGTAACACGTTCGACTGGCTGTCGGCGGGCAACGCGCTGTTCTCGGTGATCCTGGTCGACATCTGGATTTTCACCCCGTTCGTCGCGATCCTGGTGCTTGCCGGGATCCGGTCGCTGCCCAAGGAGCCGTTCGAGGCGTCCGACGTCGACGGCGCGAGCTGGTTCTACATGTTCCGCAAGTTGATGCTGCCGATGCTGTGGCCCTACATCCTGGTCGCGGTGATCTTCCGGTTCATGGACAACCTGAAGGTGTTCGACCACATCTTCGTGCTGACCGCGGGAGGACCCGGCGTCGCCACCCGAACCCTGCAGATCGGCGCCTTCGAGGACTCGATCATCAACCTCGACTACTCCCGCGGCAGCACCTACATGCTGCTGCTGTGGATCATCGTGTTCATCACCGCGCGCTACCTGGTCAGCGTGCTCGGAAAAGCGCAGCGCCGCGCTGCCGGAGCGGAGTCGTAA
- a CDS encoding carbohydrate ABC transporter permease — MALNLSRAELQPGQRRWSIGAVAADVGLVLWFVFSLFPIFWMLMLALKNAEQQTTTYFSFSPTWSNFATVVSDKGTQMTSVDFKASLLTSLLNCGGAVIVSLVIGIPAAYAAGRWQYRGSNDLMFQMLSFRFAPELMVIVPLFVIYNQIGLFDTKVGMIWVLQLVTMPLVVWILRSYFQDLPEDLEQAALLDGYTRRRAFLMVALPIVRPGIAAAALLAFIFAWNNYVFPLILADSNAGTVTVAITKFLGGGGQAYYNLTAAAALIAALPPLVLALTIQRYLVRGLSFGAVKA; from the coding sequence ATGGCCCTCAACCTGTCCCGCGCAGAACTGCAGCCCGGCCAGCGGCGCTGGTCCATCGGCGCCGTCGCCGCCGATGTCGGGCTCGTGCTCTGGTTCGTGTTCTCCCTGTTCCCGATCTTCTGGATGCTGATGCTGGCGTTGAAGAACGCCGAACAGCAGACCACCACGTACTTCTCGTTCAGTCCGACGTGGTCGAACTTCGCCACCGTGGTGTCCGACAAGGGCACCCAGATGACCAGCGTCGACTTCAAGGCCTCGCTGCTGACCAGCCTGCTCAACTGCGGCGGGGCGGTGATCGTGTCGCTGGTGATCGGCATTCCCGCCGCCTACGCAGCCGGCCGCTGGCAGTACAGGGGCAGCAACGACCTGATGTTCCAGATGCTGTCGTTCCGGTTCGCCCCGGAGCTGATGGTCATCGTGCCGCTGTTCGTGATCTACAACCAGATCGGCCTGTTCGACACCAAGGTCGGGATGATCTGGGTGCTGCAGTTGGTGACGATGCCGCTGGTGGTGTGGATCCTGCGGTCCTACTTCCAGGATCTGCCCGAGGATCTCGAGCAGGCGGCGCTGCTGGACGGCTACACGCGCCGCCGCGCCTTCCTGATGGTGGCGCTGCCGATCGTGCGTCCGGGCATCGCCGCGGCGGCGTTGCTGGCGTTCATCTTCGCCTGGAACAACTACGTCTTCCCGCTCATCCTTGCCGACAGCAACGCCGGCACGGTGACGGTCGCCATCACGAAGTTCCTCGGCGGCGGCGGGCAGGCGTACTACAACCTCACGGCCGCCGCGGCGCTGATCGCCGCGCTGCCACCACTCGTCCTCGCGCTGACCATTCAGCGATACCTGGTGCGGGGCCTGTCATTCGGGGCGGTGAAAGCCTGA
- a CDS encoding ABC transporter ATP-binding protein, which produces MATVTVTNIRKTYGKNVTAVDGVTLDIADGEFFVILGPSGAGKTTTLKSIAGLVDVDSGAVSIGGVDMTAVEPYHRNVAMAFESYALYPQKTVAENLASPLKSGRTGRYSDADRAERIDQVTSTLGINQLKNRLPRELSNGQRQRVALGRVLVRPADVYLLDEPLSHLDAKLRAAMRAELKQLGAMSNTTTIYVTHDYQEALALGDRIAVMREGRLMQIGTPEEIWRRPADTFVARALGQPEINLLDGVVDEGRIRLGDGSLDVPVPAGVPCRRGDRVRVGLRPSDIHVTSREGSLRGRVLLAERLGRNIELTVDVGGAQLIALTSGRHGVGEGDTVTMRIAESDVHVFTPGEGDTSRLSDQTLEAVQ; this is translated from the coding sequence ATGGCCACGGTAACGGTCACCAACATTCGCAAGACCTACGGCAAGAACGTCACGGCGGTCGACGGTGTCACGCTCGACATCGCCGACGGCGAGTTCTTCGTCATCCTCGGGCCCAGCGGGGCAGGCAAGACCACGACGCTGAAGTCGATCGCCGGTCTGGTCGACGTCGACTCCGGCGCGGTGTCGATCGGCGGGGTGGACATGACCGCGGTCGAGCCGTATCACCGCAACGTCGCGATGGCCTTCGAGAGCTACGCGCTGTATCCGCAGAAGACGGTGGCCGAGAACCTCGCCTCGCCGCTGAAATCCGGCCGGACGGGCAGGTATTCCGATGCCGATCGGGCCGAGCGGATCGATCAGGTCACCAGCACGCTGGGTATCAACCAGCTGAAGAACCGGCTGCCCAGGGAGCTCTCGAACGGCCAGCGCCAGCGGGTGGCCCTCGGTCGCGTGCTGGTCCGCCCCGCGGACGTCTACCTGCTCGACGAGCCGCTGAGCCACCTCGACGCGAAGCTGCGTGCGGCGATGCGTGCCGAACTCAAGCAACTCGGCGCGATGTCGAACACCACGACGATCTATGTCACGCACGACTACCAGGAGGCCCTGGCGCTTGGCGACCGTATCGCGGTGATGCGGGAAGGGCGGCTGATGCAGATCGGTACGCCGGAGGAGATCTGGCGCCGGCCCGCCGACACGTTCGTCGCGCGTGCCCTCGGCCAGCCGGAGATCAACCTGCTCGACGGCGTGGTCGACGAGGGTCGCATCCGCCTCGGCGACGGCTCGCTCGACGTCCCGGTACCCGCGGGCGTGCCGTGCCGGCGCGGCGACCGTGTACGGGTCGGGCTGCGGCCGTCCGACATTCACGTCACGTCCCGCGAAGGTTCCCTGCGGGGCCGGGTGCTCCTCGCGGAGCGGCTCGGCCGCAACATCGAGCTCACCGTGGACGTCGGCGGCGCACAGCTGATCGCGCTGACCTCGGGCCGGCACGGCGTCGGCGAGGGTGACACGGTCACCATGCGCATCGCCGAATCCGACGTCCACGTGTTCACCCCGGGTGAGGGAGACACCAGCCGGCTCAGTGACCAGACTCTGGAGGCAGTGCAGTGA
- a CDS encoding ABC transporter ATP-binding protein, which yields MSVATEKTAQQTAQSLTLRDLVKTYASRGRDAVTAVKGINLDIEPGELVALLGPSGCGKTTTLRMIAGLETVTSGSIKIGDREISQLPAAKRGIGVGFESYALYPPLSVRDNLLYGLKARKVKGAEKMVASISDRLEMNDLLDLRPAGLSSGQKQRVALARALVRNPPVLLLDEPLSHLDASARNRVRRELKVLQREFGYTTIVVTHDQVEALSLADRLAVMDGGVVQQFGTPDEVFDDPANLFVAGFVGEPQINVLPGVARVDNGRARVEIGSGAGFLETTVTGVADGTHVTVGIRPQDCALSARGGDGIEATVAYFEHLLEFGLATSTVAGIEEGIVVQTPAEQTYEPEQQVTVTAAAERVYLFDKDSGERLR from the coding sequence GTGAGCGTCGCGACCGAGAAGACGGCACAGCAGACCGCGCAGAGCCTGACGCTGCGCGATCTGGTCAAGACCTATGCGTCCCGCGGCCGGGATGCGGTGACCGCGGTCAAGGGCATCAACCTCGACATCGAACCGGGGGAGCTGGTGGCGCTGCTCGGCCCGTCGGGCTGCGGCAAGACGACCACGCTGCGGATGATCGCCGGACTGGAGACGGTGACCAGCGGCTCCATCAAGATCGGCGATCGGGAGATCTCGCAGTTGCCCGCGGCCAAGCGCGGGATCGGGGTCGGATTCGAGAGTTACGCGCTGTATCCGCCGCTGTCGGTGCGCGACAACCTGCTCTACGGGCTGAAGGCGCGCAAGGTCAAGGGCGCCGAGAAGATGGTCGCCTCGATCAGCGACCGGCTGGAGATGAACGATCTGCTCGACCTGCGTCCTGCGGGGCTGTCCAGCGGCCAGAAGCAGCGGGTGGCGCTGGCCCGCGCGCTGGTGCGCAACCCGCCGGTGCTGCTGCTCGACGAGCCGCTGAGCCACCTCGACGCCTCGGCGCGCAACCGGGTGCGCCGCGAATTGAAGGTGCTGCAGCGCGAATTCGGCTACACGACGATCGTCGTCACCCATGATCAGGTGGAGGCCCTTTCGCTGGCCGACCGGCTCGCGGTCATGGACGGCGGGGTGGTGCAGCAGTTCGGCACACCCGACGAGGTGTTCGACGACCCGGCCAACCTCTTCGTCGCCGGGTTCGTCGGCGAACCGCAGATCAACGTCCTGCCCGGGGTGGCCCGGGTCGACAACGGCCGGGCCCGGGTCGAGATCGGCTCCGGCGCCGGGTTCCTCGAGACCACGGTGACGGGCGTGGCCGACGGCACGCACGTCACGGTCGGGATCCGGCCGCAGGACTGTGCGCTGAGCGCCCGGGGCGGCGACGGGATCGAGGCGACCGTCGCGTACTTCGAGCATCTTCTCGAGTTCGGCCTTGCGACCAGTACGGTCGCCGGCATCGAGGAGGGCATCGTGGTGCAGACGCCTGCCGAGCAGACCTACGAGCCGGAGCAGCAGGTGACGGTGACCGCCGCGGCGGAGCGGGTATACCTGTTCGACAAAGACTCCGGGGAGCGCCTTCGATGA
- the derK gene encoding D-erythrulose 4-kinase produces the protein MTKLYNDPARFTEDMLTGFLDANARYVAGVPGGVVRAHRTRPGKVAVVIGGGSGHYPAFCGTVGPGFADGAVVGNIFTSPSAEEAASVARAAHGDSGVLLTTGNYAGDVMNFGLAVTQLRGEGIDAHYFAVTDDIASAPRGEEDKRRGIAGDFAVFKCAGAAAEEGLDLAGVVRVAEAANAATRTLGVAFDGCTMPGADHPLFTVPEGKMGVGLGIHGEPGVADEPMPTAESLAHTLVDGVLADRPDAESTRLAVILNGLGRTKYEELFVVWGTVARLLRERGYEIIEPEVGELVTSLDMAGCSLTAMWLDEELERYWTAPADTPAYRKGAAADPGTAGERRTAEELEAGSSSPALDELSDEEGRRGARLVARALDAMADMLADAEDELGRIDAVAGDGDHGRGMVKGSVAARAAAERARSAGGGQGSVLAEAGKDWAAKAGGTSGVLWGALLAALGARVGDIGRPDGQTVAAGMRDGYDALVSLGGAAPGDKTMLDALLPFVEDLQRRVADGASWQDAWRAAAEVAAEAAAATAEMRPKVGRARPLAERSVGTPDAGATSLAMCLRTVAATFTSAPTTAKGE, from the coding sequence ATGACCAAGCTGTACAACGATCCGGCCCGTTTCACCGAGGACATGCTCACGGGCTTCCTCGACGCGAACGCGCGCTACGTCGCCGGGGTGCCCGGCGGCGTCGTCCGCGCGCACCGGACCCGGCCCGGCAAGGTGGCCGTCGTCATCGGCGGCGGTTCGGGTCACTATCCCGCGTTCTGCGGGACGGTGGGCCCCGGCTTCGCCGACGGCGCCGTCGTCGGCAACATCTTCACCTCGCCGTCGGCCGAGGAGGCGGCATCGGTGGCCCGCGCCGCGCACGGGGACTCCGGTGTGCTGCTCACCACCGGTAACTACGCCGGCGACGTGATGAATTTCGGCCTGGCAGTGACGCAACTGCGCGGCGAGGGAATCGACGCGCATTACTTCGCCGTCACCGACGACATCGCCAGCGCCCCGCGCGGGGAAGAGGACAAAAGGCGCGGTATCGCAGGCGATTTCGCGGTCTTCAAGTGCGCCGGCGCGGCCGCCGAGGAGGGCCTCGACCTCGCGGGAGTGGTCCGGGTGGCCGAAGCGGCCAACGCGGCGACCCGCACGCTGGGCGTCGCGTTCGACGGCTGCACGATGCCGGGCGCCGACCACCCGCTGTTCACCGTGCCGGAGGGCAAGATGGGCGTGGGGCTGGGCATCCACGGCGAGCCCGGCGTCGCCGACGAGCCCATGCCCACCGCCGAGTCGCTCGCGCACACGCTCGTCGACGGCGTACTCGCCGATCGGCCCGATGCGGAGTCCACCCGTCTTGCGGTCATCCTGAACGGACTGGGCCGCACCAAGTACGAGGAACTGTTCGTGGTCTGGGGCACCGTGGCGCGGCTGCTGCGCGAGCGGGGTTACGAGATCATCGAGCCCGAGGTCGGGGAACTCGTCACCAGCCTCGACATGGCCGGCTGCTCGCTGACGGCGATGTGGCTCGACGAGGAACTGGAGCGCTACTGGACGGCGCCGGCGGACACGCCCGCCTACCGCAAGGGCGCCGCCGCGGACCCGGGTACCGCCGGCGAACGCCGCACCGCCGAGGAGCTGGAGGCGGGGTCGTCGTCCCCGGCGCTGGACGAACTCTCCGACGAGGAGGGACGCCGGGGCGCCCGGCTGGTCGCCCGTGCGCTGGACGCGATGGCCGACATGCTCGCCGATGCCGAGGACGAGCTGGGTCGGATCGACGCGGTCGCCGGCGACGGTGATCACGGTCGCGGCATGGTGAAGGGCTCGGTGGCGGCACGCGCGGCCGCCGAGCGTGCGCGCTCCGCCGGCGGCGGTCAGGGCTCGGTGCTCGCCGAGGCCGGCAAGGACTGGGCGGCCAAGGCCGGCGGTACCTCCGGTGTGCTGTGGGGTGCCCTGCTGGCGGCTCTCGGTGCCCGCGTCGGTGACATCGGCCGCCCGGACGGCCAGACCGTCGCGGCCGGAATGCGGGACGGCTACGACGCGTTGGTGTCTCTCGGCGGTGCAGCGCCGGGAGACAAGACGATGCTCGACGCGCTGCTTCCGTTCGTCGAGGACCTGCAACGCCGGGTAGCCGACGGCGCGTCGTGGCAAGACGCGTGGCGGGCAGCGGCCGAGGTCGCTGCTGAGGCCGCGGCGGCCACCGCCGAGATGCGACCGAAGGTGGGCCGGGCGCGCCCACTCGCCGAGCGCAGCGTCGGGACACCTGACGCAGGCGCCACGTCCCTGGCGATGTGCCTGCGCACGGTCGCCGCAACGTTCACGTCCGCCCCGACAACCGCGAAAGGGGAGTGA
- a CDS encoding ribose-5-phosphate isomerase: MAGLRIVVGSDDAGFEYKEALKSDLLGDDRVADVTDVGVTTDENTAYPHVAVAAARMIAEGKADRALLVCGTGLGVAISANKVPGIRAVTAHDSFSVERSVLSNNAQVLCFGQRVVGLELARRLAREWLGYEFDPQSASAGKVDAIGSYESAPANS; this comes from the coding sequence ATGGCAGGTCTGCGCATCGTCGTCGGCTCCGACGACGCCGGGTTCGAATACAAGGAGGCGCTCAAGAGCGACCTCCTCGGTGACGACCGGGTCGCCGACGTCACCGACGTCGGTGTCACCACCGACGAGAACACCGCCTATCCGCACGTCGCCGTCGCGGCGGCGCGCATGATCGCCGAGGGCAAGGCCGACCGCGCACTGCTGGTCTGCGGCACCGGACTGGGGGTGGCCATCAGCGCCAACAAGGTCCCGGGCATCCGCGCGGTCACCGCTCACGACAGCTTCTCCGTGGAACGCTCGGTGCTGTCCAACAACGCACAGGTGCTGTGCTTCGGGCAGCGGGTCGTCGGGCTCGAGTTGGCCCGCAGGCTCGCCCGCGAGTGGCTCGGCTACGAGTTCGACCCGCAGAGCGCGTCGGCAGGCAAGGTCGACGCCATCGGCTCCTACGAGTCGGCACCGGCGAACAGCTGA
- a CDS encoding FBP domain-containing protein, whose translation MHPYTRTEILGAFRGATRSEVKKVTFAADFDDVEFSRLEYYGWVDPKIPRRGYLVVDRPDGPVALLLNRAALTPRGRTMCTWCNDVNLADEAVLYTVRRGGAAGRKGDTIGTLICASFRCSRNVRQLPPAYHRDTDLEQIRLQQIDELRRKVHALVDKVLSTES comes from the coding sequence ATGCACCCCTACACCCGTACCGAGATTCTCGGCGCCTTCCGCGGCGCCACCCGCAGCGAGGTCAAGAAGGTCACGTTCGCAGCGGACTTCGATGATGTCGAGTTCAGCAGATTGGAGTACTACGGCTGGGTCGACCCCAAGATCCCGCGCCGGGGCTACCTTGTGGTCGACCGGCCCGACGGACCGGTGGCGCTGTTGCTCAACCGCGCTGCCCTCACACCGCGGGGACGAACCATGTGCACGTGGTGCAACGACGTGAACCTCGCCGACGAGGCGGTGCTGTACACGGTCCGCCGTGGTGGTGCGGCAGGCCGCAAGGGGGACACGATCGGCACGCTGATCTGTGCGAGTTTCAGATGCTCCCGCAACGTCCGGCAGCTGCCGCCTGCGTATCACCGGGACACCGATCTGGAACAAATACGCCTACAGCAGATCGACGAGTTGCGGCGCAAGGTGCACGCTTTGGTCGACAAGGTGCTCAGTACCGAGAGCTGA